A single window of Anomaloglossus baeobatrachus isolate aAnoBae1 chromosome 9, aAnoBae1.hap1, whole genome shotgun sequence DNA harbors:
- the CCDC22 gene encoding coiled-coil domain-containing protein 22, with product MEEVDRILVHTLRTCGTEIPEEVQSVRHFNTELIVEAVVRCLRVINQSVGANLSHILPPGMSARFRIGTSLAQACQDLGYTGEVGYQTFLYSSEPDIRALLIFLAEKLPRHSQEDAHQPAGKSAVLQREIANKIKQQLSLPWLPPSCRTTAAKRSQSLCLLHRFHAQPLSLAGDSSSKSVPPERKEYWERYLPSVSTQLPHAHSIAASLLERNTSNLSAVQEWEAEWKSQGLASRLSPEEYRSRKRQRLQKRIQDQLHKGSQQPTENHVPGPSTQDLVDLLKAFTVEGGVDQNKGSRFTHAQKFTHQQDPKVLTEQMQRAAESLPKKDTQDAEAEQKELSSLQQQIEDMERDIQGLTETTKQLRLTIAQVEEEAGKLQQCCAEKENVVKVKKRAVELLPDAENNLSKLQAMVDGSTQRMMNLEGQWESHRVRLMDEYREMKKLQREKEDESSRWMKDVRDLYDKIRASADEARRKEELYKQLVSEYESLPKDVSRAAYTQRILEIVSNIKKQKEDITKILSDTKDLQKEINNLTGKVDRTFVVTDELVFKDAKKDEPVRKVYKYLAALHENCSQLIQTIEDTGTILREIRDLEEQIETEAAKKTLSNLQKILEDYKAIKQENALLLGRMRET from the exons ATGGAGGAGGTGGACCGGATCCTCGTTCACACTCTGCGGACGTGTGGCAC AGAAATCCCAGAAGAGGTGCAGAGCGTGCGTCACTTCAACACCGAACTCATAGTGGAAGCCGTGGTGAGATGTCTGCGAGTGATAAACCAGTCTGTGGGCGCCAACCTCAGTCACATCCTGCCCCCGGGGATGTCGGCTCGCTTCCGGATAGGCACCAGCCTGGCGCAGGCCTGTCAG gACCTGGGATATACTGGGGAGGTTGGTTACCAGACATTCCTATACAGCAGCGAGCCGGATATTCGAGCCCTTTTGATTTTCCTGGCTGAGAAGCTTCCACGCCACTCGCAGGAGGATGCTCATCAGCCGGCCG GTAAATCTGCGGTGCTACAAAGGGAGATTGCGAACAAGATAAAGCAGCAGCTGTCCCTCCCCTGGTTGCCGCCATCTTGCCGAACCACAGCTGCAAAACGTTCTcaa agTTTATGCCTCTTGCATCGCTTTCACGCGCAGCCGCTGTCACTTGCCGGAGATTCCTCATCCAAGTCCGTACCGCCCG AACGGAAGGAGTATTGGGAGCGTTACCTGCCTTCTGTCAGCACCCAGCTGCCTCACGCCCACTCTATAGCAGCCTCGCTACTCGAGAGGAACACGTCCAACCTCAGTGCCGTGCAGGAGTGGGAGGCCGAGTGGAAAAGCCAAGGTCTCGCCTCTCGGTTGTCTCCGGAG GAGTATCGCAGCAGGAAACGCCAACGCTTGCAAAAACGGATACAGGATCAGCTCCACAAGGGCAGTCAGCAGCCCACAGAGAACCACGTGCCCGGACCGTCCACTCAGGACCTTGTGGACCTGCTGAAAGCCTTCACCGTGGAAGGGGGAGTGGATCAGAACAAGGGATCCAGGTTCACCCACGCCCAAAAGTTTACCCACCAACAG GACCCGAAAGTATTGACTGAACAAATGCAGAGAGCGGCGGAAAGTCTTCCTAAAAAGGACACCCAG GACGCAGAAGCCGAGCAGAAAGAACTGTCCTCTCTGCAGCAGCAAATAGAGGATATGGAGCGGGATATCCAAGGCCTGACCGAGACCACCAAGCAGCTCCGTCTCACCATCGCTCAG GTGGAGGAAGAGGCAGGGAAACTGCAGCAGTGCTGCGCCGAAAAGGAGAACGTGGTGAAGGTGAAAAAGAGAGCGGTGGAATTACTGCCCGACGCCGAGAATAACCTCTCCAAACTGCAG GCTATGGTAGACGGCAGCACCCAGCGGATGATGAACCTCGAGGGGCAGTGGGAGTCTCATCGAGTCCGGCTGATGGATGAATACAGAGAGATGAAGAAACTCCAGCGGGAAAAAGAG GATGAGTCCTCGCGCTGGATGAAAGACGTCCGAGATTTATACGACAAGATTCGGGCTTCGGCGGATGAAGCCAGACGCAAGGAGGAACTGTACAAACAGCTG GTTTCTGAGTATGAGTCCCTGCCTAAGGACGTCTCCCGCGCTGCCTACACCCAACGAATCCTCGAGATTGTAAGCAATATTAAGAAGCAAAAGGAAGACATCaccaag ATCCTTTCAGACACTAAAGATCTGCAGAAGGAGATCAATAATCTGACGGGAAAAGTGGACAGGACGTTCGTGGTGACCGACGAGCTTGTGTTTAAG GATGCCAAGAAAGATGAACCAGTCCGAAAGGTCTACAAATACCTGGCCGCCTTACATGAG